In Balneolales bacterium ANBcel1, one genomic interval encodes:
- a CDS encoding AGE family epimerase/isomerase, giving the protein MSLQHKLARLSDELSDELQQHILPFWMNRMIDDHGGGFHGALDHQADPVASDKSGVLNTRILWTFSAAYRLLRDPSYLVLARRALLTVRNDFWDPVHGGIFWSVAGDGTVRDNRKHIYTQAFAIYGLAEYYLACRDDQALALADSLFDLIEKHAYRDDGTGYHEAFSNDWQPMDDTRLGSNDIHAARTFNTHLHLLEAFTHLYRARPDDLLKDRLAELIAIHIDSMYDADSRHILSYFDENLNPVSPRYSYGHDIEAAWLLYDAAAEIGNNDQLESCSKILFDLADITITEGSDPAPGGICDTGERGDVADAGKQWWAQAEALTGYLYAYLLSADEKYISEAERVWDFTKKHFVDRENGEWYFRLDAAGKPDLSDHKAGPWKCPYHTSRTCLLYTALAMDTAGNTPFTILHSKKHLPVELP; this is encoded by the coding sequence ATGTCACTTCAGCATAAATTGGCGCGGTTGTCGGACGAACTTTCCGACGAGTTGCAGCAGCATATTCTTCCATTCTGGATGAACAGGATGATCGATGATCATGGTGGAGGTTTTCACGGGGCGCTGGATCATCAGGCTGATCCGGTTGCGTCCGACAAATCCGGTGTTTTGAATACCCGGATTCTGTGGACCTTCTCCGCGGCGTACCGGCTGCTTCGGGATCCTTCCTATCTTGTCCTGGCCCGGCGCGCGTTGCTTACGGTGCGTAACGATTTTTGGGATCCGGTTCATGGAGGTATCTTCTGGTCGGTTGCCGGAGACGGCACCGTTCGGGACAACCGCAAACATATTTATACCCAGGCGTTCGCGATATACGGACTGGCCGAGTATTATCTGGCCTGCCGGGATGATCAGGCTCTTGCCCTGGCCGATTCCCTGTTCGATCTGATCGAAAAGCATGCGTACAGGGATGACGGAACCGGTTACCACGAGGCTTTTTCAAATGACTGGCAGCCGATGGACGATACCCGGCTGGGCTCGAATGACATCCATGCCGCCCGGACATTCAACACCCATCTGCATCTACTGGAGGCATTTACGCATCTGTATCGCGCCCGGCCGGATGATCTCCTGAAAGATCGCCTGGCGGAACTGATTGCTATCCACATCGATTCCATGTATGACGCCGACAGCCGGCACATTCTCTCCTATTTTGATGAGAACCTGAACCCCGTCTCTCCGCGCTACTCCTATGGGCACGATATTGAGGCGGCCTGGCTGTTATACGATGCCGCGGCTGAAATCGGTAACAACGATCAGCTGGAGTCATGCAGCAAGATTCTGTTTGACCTGGCCGACATCACCATAACCGAGGGAAGCGATCCCGCACCGGGTGGAATCTGCGACACGGGTGAAAGGGGAGATGTGGCGGATGCCGGCAAACAGTGGTGGGCACAGGCCGAAGCGCTTACCGGATATCTTTACGCGTATCTGCTGAGCGCAGATGAGAAATATATCTCCGAAGCGGAAAGGGTTTGGGATTTCACAAAGAAACATTTTGTCGACCGCGAAAACGGAGAATGGTATTTCCGTTTGGATGCTGCAGGTAAACCCGATCTCTCAGACCATAAGGCCGGCCCCTGGAAATGCCCCTATCACACATCTCGTACCTGCCTGCTGTATACGGCACTGGCCATGGATACCGCAGGGAATACGCCGTTTACCATCCTCCACTCCAAAAAACATTTGCCCGTGGAACTCCCTTGA